AAGCTCCCGCCAGGAAGGCTGCCAAGCCGGCGAAAAAAGCTGAAGACAAGCCCCGGGGTCGCGGTCGTGGCCGGGATCGAGACACGGATAACAATCAGGTTGTCGGCCTGGGCGATCACGTTCCGGCCTTCTTATTGCGCGCGGTCAAGCTGGACAATTGATCCCAATTTAAAAGCGCCGTACAGTCCCAACTAACAAGAATCGCGGGGCGAGCTGTATGAATTGGCTTCTGTCAGATATGGGCTCAGCCTGGGCGGCGATGGTAGATCTTTTTACCATGGACGCCAGTCGCTTGGCTGAATGGGATATGATCCTGCGGCTCAGTTTGCAGGGGGTCCTTTTTGCCCTATCCGCATTTTTTTCCGGCTCCGAAACCGCGCTGTTTTCATTATCGCGCCTGGACCTGCAAAAGCTGCGCCGGGAACGCCATGATCAATCCGACAACCTGCACGCCCTGCTCGACCATCCACGTCGGCTGATTATCTCCATTCTCTGCGGCAATGAACTGGTCAATATCGCGGCCACCGCCAATCTGGCCAGCATCATGATCACCCTTTATGGCCCCGAGCGCGGCGGCTTGGTCAATGTGCTGGTGATGTTTCCGCTGGTGCTGCTGTTTGGCGAAGTTACGCCGAAAACCATCGCGGTATCCAACCCCATGCGTCTCAGCGCCGGGTTGGTCTCCGCCCCCATGACCCTGTGGGTAAGGCTGGTCACGCCGCTCCGGCGGGTCATCCGGATCGTCGCCGACAAGGTCACCACCTGGCTGGTGGGTGAGGAACGCCAACGGGAAAACATCCTCGGCGCGGATGAGTTCAGAATGGTTTTGGAAGAAGTGACCGCCGAGGGCATCCTTGACGGGACCGAACGGGTGATTATCGACAACCTGCTGGAAGCCAGCGAGGTGGAAATCGTCGAGATCATGACCCCGCGGAACCTGGTTGATTTCCTTTATGACAACATGGATGTTCCCACCGTGGTCGATCTGGTCAAGCAGTACCGCCACCCGCGACTGCCGGTCTGCCACGAGCAACGAGACAATTTGCTCGGCTTCATCCATGCCGAAGATATCTTGCGGTTGCTGCTTGACGAGGCCGACCTGGAAAAGATGACCCTTGATGAGCTGATGCACCCGCCCATCGTCGTGCCGCCGACCAAGGAAGTGGATGAGATGTTCGATTTCTTCCAGGCCAACAATGCGCGGGCGGCGGTGGTGCTCAATGAATTCGGCGGCGTTGACGGCCTGATTAGCATGCGCGACGTGCTCACCTATATCTTCGGCGAAGTGACCGAGGATGTGGACGGACAAGAGCACTACCGGGAACAGGACAATGATGTTTACGAGGTCAGCGGCCTGATGAAGCTGACCGATTTCAACGACCTCAGCACTTTTGGAATCGAAGATCCACGCATGACCACCGTCGGCGGCGTGGTATTCCGTTATCTGGACCGCCTGCCCAAGGTGGGCGATCAGGTGGATCTGGAAGACGGCATTACCGCCACGGTGCTGGAAATGGAAGGGCATAGACTAGCCCGTATTCGACTGGCCCGCGGCGGTGCCGTTGCCGTCGAGATCCCACAAGAGGAGCACGAGCATGGCTGATCTCCTGTGGGCCATCCCGGTGATGATTGTTCTGCTGCTGCTCAAGGGCTTTTTCTCGGGCTCGGAGATCGCGCTGGTCAATTCCGACCGCATCAAGCTGCGCGCCCGCGCCAAGCAGGGCGATCAGGGCGCACGTCTGGCCATCGACCTGCTCAAGAAGCCCGATGTTCTGCTCAGCACCACCTTGGTCGGCACCAACATGGCAACGGTGATTCTGACCACCATCGGCACCATGCTGATGATCCAGTTCTTCGGGTCGTTGGGGGATCTGTGGGCATTCCTGCTGTTTACACCGATCATGCTGATCTTTGGCGAAATCGTCCCCAAGAGTGTCTATCAGCAAAAGTCCGACACCATCACGCCGGTTATCATCCATCCCTTGCGCTGGTCGTCCTGGCTGTTTGCTCCGATCATTTTCATTTTCTCGCGCATCGCCCGATTTGCCGCTCGCCTGGTGGGCGGTGGCAAGCGGGAACAGACCATGTTCATCACCCGCGAACAGTTACAGTCGTTGGTGGAAATGGCCGAGCATGGCACTGCGCTCAGTGCCTTGGACCGGGGACAGGTACGCCGGGTGATCCGGTTCGCCGAAACAACCGTCGCCGAAGCCATGATCCCCACCGCCGAAGTCACGGCCCTGTCCCGCACCGGAACCACTGCTGATGCCATTCAACTGGTACGCCGCCATGGCTATAACCGCCTGCCGGTTTATGAACGTTCTTCCAATAACATTATCGGCATCGTCACCTTGTCCACCTGGGACCTGATGGATGCGGAAACCCAGACCCGCACCCTGGACGATTTGATCAAGCCGGCACTCTATGTATCGCCCAACCAAACCATTGACGAGCTACTGCCGGTGCTGAATAAGCGCACCGATCACATGGCCATTGTGGTCGATGAATTCGGTTCGGCGGTGGGCATGATCACCATGGAAGACATTGTCGAGGAAGTGGTCGGCGAAATCGACGTGGGTTACGACTTCGAAGAATACCTGCCGCGCCGCAAGCGCACCGTGGAGGAAGTGGAAACCGGCATCTTTTTGATGGACTCCCGGCTTTCCATCTCCGAAGCCTCGGAGGTCCTCGACATACCCCTGCCGGCCAAGGAATTCCATACCCTGGGCGGCATGGTCATCGGTCGTCTGCGGCATATCCCCAAAACAGGTGAATCCATCACCGAGAACGGCTTCCGCTTTGTCGTCGAGGAAGCCACCGAACGCAGCATCGTCAAGCTGCGGGTCGAAGCGGAATAGGTCCTAAAGCCTTTCGTGTTTCATATGACCCATTGTGATGGTCTCCGGTGAGTCGAACCGCCAGGAAAGGTCCCGAAAGCGATGCGGCGCATCGGTGAGGGAGCTTGACGCCGCGGGCGGCCACCGGAGGCCACTGGAGACCACCCTGCGGGCCGATCCTTTTGCCCAGATCACGTCGAGTTTGATCGGATTCGATCAAACATGAAAAACGTGATCGATTCCAACAAGGTCGCGCGTGTCTAGCGCGTCATATTAAACCCGAAAGACTTTAGATCATGTCCGCGGCAAGGCAGGCTTTCCCAGGCTCGGAAGCTCCGCGTTTGGTCTGTAATCTCTAAAGATAGACTTCCGTCGGCGGTGGAAAGCCGTTGAAGCCTACCGAGGCATAGGTGCTGGTATAGGCTCCGGCAGATTCGATGCGGAGTTTGTCCCCGGCCTTCAGGCTGAGCGGCATCCGGTAATCCGCCTTTTCGTATAGGATATCAGCACCGTCGCAGGTGGGGCCGGCCAGATGGACCGGACCGGTGGGATCGCCGTCGCGATCACTGACAAAGTCATACTGGATGGCCTCGCCCATGCATTCCGCCAGACCGCCGAACAGCCCCACGTCCAGATAGACCCAGCGGGTTTTGTCGTCATGGGTCTTGCGCGACACCAACACCACTTCGGTTTCCAACACACCGGCATCGGCGATGATGGAGCGCCCGGGTTCGATGATCATATCGGGCATGGCATTACCGAAATGCGCGTGCATGGCGCTCATGATGGCTTCGGCAAATTCGTCCACCGACGGAACATCCCGGCGGTAGCGCACCGGGAAGCCGCCGCCCAGATTGAGCATCCGCAGGTCAACGCCCTGCTCGCGCAGATCTGTAAAGACCATGGCGGCATCGGCAATGGCCGCTTGCCATTGATCGGGGTCGGTTTGCTGCGAGCCTACGTGGAAGGAGACACCATGAGCGACCAAGCCCAGGTCCCGTGCTTTGAGCAGTAGGTCCTTGGCCATGTCGGCGGCGCAGCCAAATTTGCGCGACAGCGGCCAGTCGGCCCCCTTATTTTCCACCAGCAAGCGGCAATAGACCCGCGCGCCCGGCGCGTTCTCAGCCAGCTTGATCAGTTCCTCTTCGGCATCAAAAGCAAACAGATCCACTCCCAGCGCATGCGCCCGGGCAATATGAGCCGCCTTCTTGATGGTATTGCCAAAGGACAGACGGGCCGCGTCGGCCCCGGCTTCCAAGCAGGATTCCACCTCGAAGATGCTCGCCGCATCGAAATGGGAACCCAGACCCGTCAGCCGTTCCAAAACAGGTGCGGCGGGATTGGCTTTCACCGCGTAATAGATTTGTGCGGAGGGCAGAGCCCGCCGCAAACGCTCATAATTGCTTTCAACCTGATCCAGGTCGACCACCAGACAGGGTGTTTCGGGCCGCTCACTTGCGAGATAACGGGAAATCTTCGGCGTCATTTTCAGGCAGGTCTCATGCTCATTTCGGAAGGATCAATCGCATTCCGCCAAGGTTTTGGCGGCCGATCACCGACTGGAATGAGGATTACGGCGTCCCATCAAAGCCATATAGGACAGTGCCGGGCGATGCCGGGCATCCCAGGCACAGGCTGGACAGGCCTGGGCTGCCGCGTCGCGGAAGTCGTTGAAGTTGGTCAACCAACACATGGCTTTTCCCTCCCGGGGGCCGTCCGGACACACCGGCGATCGCCCCAAAAAAGAACGCCTTGCGACGTCATATGGCCCGGATACAGATCCCAAGACCGCTTGTACGAGCGCCTGCGTCAAGGGCGGGATTTATACAGATCCCGCCCTAAAAGAAAAGCAAAAAACGCCTCATGATTGGGATGCTTCTAATTTCGCAGGATCCGCCCCACTTCGCCGAAAAGCTCCACCCGGTCGCGGCCCGCCTTCTTGGCCAGGTACAAAGCCTCGTCAGCCTCGTTGACCAGATCGTGCATGCTCATATTCTTGCGGCCGGCAACGCAGGTGACCCCAATGGAGACCGTGAACCCGAAAGTGTCTTCGCCGGAGGTCACATGCAGCATGGATACCAGGTCGCGCAGCCGCTCGGCCAAGACCATGGCCTTGTCCATGGAAGTGTTGGGCAGCAACACGCCGAATTCCTCGCCGCCAACCCGTCCGAAGGTATCGCTGGCCCGCAATTGCGGTTTGATGGCATCCACGAAGGTCACCAGGGCCGCATCACCTGCGGCATGTCCATAGGTGTCATTGATCTTCTTGAAGTGATCCAGGTCAAACAACAGCAGGGACAAGGAAACGTCATACCGCTGGGTGCGCTCGATCTCGTCGGCCACCCGCTCCATGAAATAGCGACGATTGAAAATCTGGGTCAGATAATCATGAATGGCCATGGAGCGCAGTTCGGCTTCCAGATGTTTCTGCCGACTGACATCGAAGAAACTCACGACCGCCGCCACAACATGGCCGTCCTGCAATACCGGATAGGAATAGCATTCCACCGGCAACGCGGTCCCATCGCGACGGATCAAGGACTCATCACTTAGGGTCACCGCCTTGCCGCTACGCGTCACTTGATGCAAGGCACATTGGACCAACGGCATTGGTTCGCCGTCCGGATGCTTATGATGCACCATTTGGTGAATGGGTTTGCCGATCAGGTCTTCCGGCTCGTCATAGCCGAGCATCCGCACCGCCGCCGGGTTGATCATCAAGCATACGCCGTTGGGATCGATCTCGTAGATTCCTTCTCCGGCGTTGTCGAGAATGGAGCGGATTGTCTCCTCGCGCTCGGCCAGAATAATTTCGGATTTGCGGCGGGCGCTGATCTCGTTCTCCAGATCGCGGGTACGCTGTTCGATGATCTGTTCACGGGCCTGTTTCTCCCGTTCCAGACCCACCACCCGCGACCGGAAAAAACCAAGGCTCAACCAGGTCAGTCCCGTCAGCGCCATGAAGGCAAGAATATGCAAGCCGACGACCGTGGATTGCCGCTCAGATACGAACTCAACGATATAGTCGCCAGGGAATGAAACGCTCAGACCGCCTCGAACGTCGCCCACTCGATAGCCCTGCACCTGGTGGCAGGTCAGGCAGGGCTCTTCGACGATCAACGGCGCCATGAATCGGAACACGCCATGCGCGCCGCCATCGGCAATGGTAACCCGTTGAGTTTCCCCGGACTCAAATGCCCTCAGCGCTTCGGCTTCCCAGGCGTCGGCCCGATTGGCGGGATTGAGAGGATTGAGGCTGGTCAGATGGATGTTGACCTTGCCCAAGGCCAGCAGATCCCCCAACTGACGGGTCATATAGGCCGGATTGACCAAGGTCAGGGCCACGCCCGATGGGGTTGTGATGTCCCGATCTTGAACCTTCAAATAGGGATTAGGGGGAGAATCATCGGTGGCGGGCACATAGACTCCGCCATGTTGGGTGTTCCATTTGCGGGAGGTCTGAATGAGCTCATAGACCAACTGCCCCCGCATCACGGCCATTTCCAGCCCATGATCCCTTATTTGTTTAATGTTCCAGAGATAGGTGACATAGGCCACGGTTCCCCAAACCAACGCCACCAAAGCCCATAGAAAGACAGTTCTCTTCATTCCGTTTGGCATGGTCCCTCGCAAAACGCCCTGACCGATTGACGGTCGGTGCCTCGATTCCATGATTTCCCAAACGAAGCCTCTTATTGTTATATCGGGCGCTTGGCGCGCCTCTTTTGATGACTGGAATATTACGGAAGTTTGATAGAAGAACCTGTGATGATGCTCACACTATAGTATAGCATTTGGCGTTGTTATCATGTGGAATTAGTCAAAGGTGGACGTATTTATTGTTTCAATAAAGGGCCTTAGGATTGAAACGAAATTTGTAGATAAAATTTGATCAAAAGCGACAAATTGGGCTGAAATAATTTCCCGTCGATCCATATGCAGGATTGGAACCTGATCAATTCGCAGAACAAAGCAATCGGTTCGATCCCGGCCTTCCTGGACCTGGACAACGAAGGTTAGGTCCTCGGCGGCAACCCGCAATCCCAGTTCCTCGCCCAATTCCCGGGCCGCGGCGTGGCGCGGAAGTTCCCCCGCATGTAAATAGCCGCCGGGCAAAGACAGACCCCGTCGATAAGAGGGCTGCACCACCAACACCGATTCGTCATGGATAATCGCGACCACGGCCCCGTGGGTGGAGCGCCCGGTTAGTCGCCAGACCAGACGGGCCAGGGGATAGGCCAAGCGGTAAAAAAGACGCCAGGCCCCGTCGATCATGGCATCAGATCAATCCGGCCAGAGGGGAGGACGGATCGGCATAGCTCTTCTTCGGCATGCGACCGGCCAGGTAGGACAAGCGCCCAGCCTCAATGGCCAGCTTCATGGCCTTGGCCATCTTGATGGGATCCTTGGCGCCGGCAATGGCTGTATTCATCAAAACGCCATCACAGCCCAGTTCCATGGCCACCGCCGCATCGGATGCCGAGCCGACACCCGCGTCCACCAGCACCGGAACCGAGGATTGCTCCTTGATCAGCCGGATATTGACCGGATTGAGAATGCCCAGGCCGGACCCGATCAGGGACCCCAAAGGCATGATGGCGACGCAGCCCATGTCTTCGAGCCGCTTGGCGGCAATGGGATCGTCGGAGCAATAGACCATGACCTTGAAACCATCCTCGATCAGCGCCTCGGCGGCGGCGAAAGTTTCCGCCATGTTGGGATAGAGGGTCTTCTGATCCCCCAACACCTCAAGCTTGACCAGGTCCCAGCCCCCCGCCTCGCGGGCCAGCCGCAAGGTGCGCACGGCCTCGTCGGCGGTATAGCAGCCTGCGGTGTTGGGCAGGTAGGTATAGACTTTGGGGTCCACATAATCCACCAGCATGGGCTGATTGGGGTCGGTCAGGTTCACCCGACGCACGGCAACGGTGACGATTTCCGCTCCCGAGGCCTCGATGGCTGCCTTGGTCTCCTCGAAATCCTTGTACTTGCCGGTTCCCACCAGCAGCCGCGACCAGAATTTCCGGTCGGCAACCTCGAAAAAGTCGTCGTCGCTCAATTGAGCTCCCCCCCCAATGAAATGCACGATTTCCAGTTTGTCTCCGTCCCCCAGACCCACGGAATCGTAGGTGGACTTGGGAACGATCTCCAGATTGCGCTCCACCGCCACCTTGGTCGGATCAAGACCAATGCTCACCAGCAGCTGCGCCACCGACAACGGCCCATCGAGATCTTTTTGTTCGCCGTTGATGGTCACCTGCATGAACGGGGTCCTTTCCTTTGGAATCGGTGCTGAAATCGGACCTGGAATATGGACCTGAGGCGCCCCGTATTCAACCCGCTAGAGCGGCCTGTACCCCAACCGCAAACCGCCCCAATGGCGTCCCTGGACCATGATCGGCGCGGCGACCTCTTTCATGATGACGTATTCGCCGCCGCCCATATGTCGGCGATAGACCTGTAACAGGTGCGGCTTGGTATTTTGCGCCGAGGCCAGTCCCGTGCGGTCGTCGAAGATCCGCCGGTTGCGGCAATGGGCATCGTTCCATACCGGATCACGCCCTTGGGGATGGGAAAACTTGCGGTTATGGGTCGGCAGATAGCCATTGCGATCGACGGCGGCACAAAAGATCACCCTCGGATCTAACGCCAGCATCCCTTCTTGTAGCGAGGGAAGAAGCCGGTCGGTCAAAGTCAGGAATCGGCTACGCACCTGGGGAGGATCAGTGGCCGGGATCGGCTCATAGCTCTCGTCGAACAGGTCTTCCAGGGTCAAACGCCCTTCGCTCAAAGCCTGCTCGAACATCGCCGAGACGCGGTCCGCTCCCGCCACCACCGCATCGATGAACGGCGTATCGTCTGTTGGCACGCCTGACGAGGCAATATCCTCCATCAGTTCCTCGCCCCGATCGCGCATGCCCCGGAGCCGACCATCCGCCTCGCGCAGACTGGTGGCCGACAGGTTGATGGAATTCGATAGCCGGTCCACATCCTCAAGCACGGTTTCACAGGCCGCGCGATTGTCGCCGGCGGCCATGGCAATATGCTCCACCTCCTCGGTGACCGAGGCAACGTGCTTGTCCAGGCGCTCGACGATCTCGATCACATGGGCGGAGCCGTCACTGGCAACCTCGGCCTGATTGGAAGCATTGAGACTGATACCCCGCAGGACGTCTATTTCATCGGTCAGGGTATGAACGGTTTCGCCAATTTTCTGGGTTGCCTGCCGGGTTTGGTCGGCCAGCCTTTTGACCTCTCCAGCAACGACGGCGAAGCCCTTTCCCGCATCGCCGGCGCGGGCCGCTTCGATGGTCGCGTTCAAGGCCAACAGATTGGTCTGCTTGGCAATGGCTTCGATGGCCCCGGAGACCTGGGCCACCCCGCCCAACGCCTGAGTCAGGGTTTCGAATTGCTCGGCGATTCGGTGAACACCGGTCACCAGTTCCTGAATATTCTGTATGGCGGTATCGACCGCGCGTCGGGAATCACAGATATCGTCTTCCACCGACATGGTCACGCCAAGAGCCTTGGTGGCCGCCTCGCCGATGCCCGAATTGGTATCGATCATGCCCTGAGCCGCATCTTGCAATCGCGCGGCCTGTTCAACGCGCACACCGGCCTGCTGGCTGATGTCATCCATGTGCCCAGCAATATCGGCCACATCGATACCCAAGGCGCAAAACCGCCGGGTCACCGCTGCCAGCAGATCCCGATAGGTCTCCAGATTCTCGTTCGCACTCATTCCTGCGGCCGGATTTCCCGGCTCTCCCCGCCCGACAATCGGGGACGGAGCGGTGCTTCCCTCGGCAGGCGCCAAGTCTTACTCCCCACCATTTTCATTTTGACGTTTCTCGTTGCGGACAGTTTAACAACAGCCTTTGGCGGTGAGCAAGAATTCTACTTTGGAATAACGCTAAAGAAGGGCCGCCAGGCTACAGCATATGCTGGCCACCGGTGACCCAGATCTCGGTGCCGGTCACATAGGAGGCATCCTCGGAACAGAGGTAATAAATAGTGGTCGCGGTTTCCTTGGCCGTTCCCATGCGGCCCATGGGAATGCGCGGGATCAGCACCTCGTATTCCGGCTG
The sequence above is drawn from the Magnetospira sp. QH-2 genome and encodes:
- a CDS encoding type III PLP-dependent enzyme — protein: MTPKISRYLASERPETPCLVVDLDQVESNYERLRRALPSAQIYYAVKANPAAPVLERLTGLGSHFDAASIFEVESCLEAGADAARLSFGNTIKKAAHIARAHALGVDLFAFDAEEELIKLAENAPGARVYCRLLVENKGADWPLSRKFGCAADMAKDLLLKARDLGLVAHGVSFHVGSQQTDPDQWQAAIADAAMVFTDLREQGVDLRMLNLGGGFPVRYRRDVPSVDEFAEAIMSAMHAHFGNAMPDMIIEPGRSIIADAGVLETEVVLVSRKTHDDKTRWVYLDVGLFGGLAECMGEAIQYDFVSDRDGDPTGPVHLAGPTCDGADILYEKADYRMPLSLKAGDKLRIESAGAYTSTYASVGFNGFPPPTEVYL
- a CDS encoding hemolysin family protein; translation: MAEWDMILRLSLQGVLFALSAFFSGSETALFSLSRLDLQKLRRERHDQSDNLHALLDHPRRLIISILCGNELVNIAATANLASIMITLYGPERGGLVNVLVMFPLVLLFGEVTPKTIAVSNPMRLSAGLVSAPMTLWVRLVTPLRRVIRIVADKVTTWLVGEERQRENILGADEFRMVLEEVTAEGILDGTERVIIDNLLEASEVEIVEIMTPRNLVDFLYDNMDVPTVVDLVKQYRHPRLPVCHEQRDNLLGFIHAEDILRLLLDEADLEKMTLDELMHPPIVVPPTKEVDEMFDFFQANNARAAVVLNEFGGVDGLISMRDVLTYIFGEVTEDVDGQEHYREQDNDVYEVSGLMKLTDFNDLSTFGIEDPRMTTVGGVVFRYLDRLPKVGDQVDLEDGITATVLEMEGHRLARIRLARGGAVAVEIPQEEHEHG
- a CDS encoding diguanylate cyclase; the encoded protein is MKRTVFLWALVALVWGTVAYVTYLWNIKQIRDHGLEMAVMRGQLVYELIQTSRKWNTQHGGVYVPATDDSPPNPYLKVQDRDITTPSGVALTLVNPAYMTRQLGDLLALGKVNIHLTSLNPLNPANRADAWEAEALRAFESGETQRVTIADGGAHGVFRFMAPLIVEEPCLTCHQVQGYRVGDVRGGLSVSFPGDYIVEFVSERQSTVVGLHILAFMALTGLTWLSLGFFRSRVVGLEREKQAREQIIEQRTRDLENEISARRKSEIILAEREETIRSILDNAGEGIYEIDPNGVCLMINPAAVRMLGYDEPEDLIGKPIHQMVHHKHPDGEPMPLVQCALHQVTRSGKAVTLSDESLIRRDGTALPVECYSYPVLQDGHVVAAVVSFFDVSRQKHLEAELRSMAIHDYLTQIFNRRYFMERVADEIERTQRYDVSLSLLLFDLDHFKKINDTYGHAAGDAALVTFVDAIKPQLRASDTFGRVGGEEFGVLLPNTSMDKAMVLAERLRDLVSMLHVTSGEDTFGFTVSIGVTCVAGRKNMSMHDLVNEADEALYLAKKAGRDRVELFGEVGRILRN
- the thiS gene encoding sulfur carrier protein ThiS, which gives rise to MQVTINGEQKDLDGPLSVAQLLVSIGLDPTKVAVERNLEIVPKSTYDSVGLGDGDKLEIVHFIGGGAQLSDDDFFEVADRKFWSRLLVGTGKYKDFEETKAAIEASGAEIVTVAVRRVNLTDPNQPMLVDYVDPKVYTYLPNTAGCYTADEAVRTLRLAREAGGWDLVKLEVLGDQKTLYPNMAETFAAAEALIEDGFKVMVYCSDDPIAAKRLEDMGCVAIMPLGSLIGSGLGILNPVNIRLIKEQSSVPVLVDAGVGSASDAAVAMELGCDGVLMNTAIAGAKDPIKMAKAMKLAIEAGRLSYLAGRMPKKSYADPSSPLAGLI
- a CDS encoding methyl-accepting chemotaxis protein, translating into MSANENLETYRDLLAAVTRRFCALGIDVADIAGHMDDISQQAGVRVEQAARLQDAAQGMIDTNSGIGEAATKALGVTMSVEDDICDSRRAVDTAIQNIQELVTGVHRIAEQFETLTQALGGVAQVSGAIEAIAKQTNLLALNATIEAARAGDAGKGFAVVAGEVKRLADQTRQATQKIGETVHTLTDEIDVLRGISLNASNQAEVASDGSAHVIEIVERLDKHVASVTEEVEHIAMAAGDNRAACETVLEDVDRLSNSINLSATSLREADGRLRGMRDRGEELMEDIASSGVPTDDTPFIDAVVAGADRVSAMFEQALSEGRLTLEDLFDESYEPIPATDPPQVRSRFLTLTDRLLPSLQEGMLALDPRVIFCAAVDRNGYLPTHNRKFSHPQGRDPVWNDAHCRNRRIFDDRTGLASAQNTKPHLLQVYRRHMGGGEYVIMKEVAAPIMVQGRHWGGLRLGYRPL
- a CDS encoding NUDIX domain-containing protein, with translation MIDGAWRLFYRLAYPLARLVWRLTGRSTHGAVVAIIHDESVLVVQPSYRRGLSLPGGYLHAGELPRHAAARELGEELGLRVAAEDLTFVVQVQEGRDRTDCFVLRIDQVPILHMDRREIISAQFVAFDQILSTNFVSILRPFIETINTSTFD
- a CDS encoding hemolysin family protein — encoded protein: MADLLWAIPVMIVLLLLKGFFSGSEIALVNSDRIKLRARAKQGDQGARLAIDLLKKPDVLLSTTLVGTNMATVILTTIGTMLMIQFFGSLGDLWAFLLFTPIMLIFGEIVPKSVYQQKSDTITPVIIHPLRWSSWLFAPIIFIFSRIARFAARLVGGGKREQTMFITREQLQSLVEMAEHGTALSALDRGQVRRVIRFAETTVAEAMIPTAEVTALSRTGTTADAIQLVRRHGYNRLPVYERSSNNIIGIVTLSTWDLMDAETQTRTLDDLIKPALYVSPNQTIDELLPVLNKRTDHMAIVVDEFGSAVGMITMEDIVEEVVGEIDVGYDFEEYLPRRKRTVEEVETGIFLMDSRLSISEASEVLDIPLPAKEFHTLGGMVIGRLRHIPKTGESITENGFRFVVEEATERSIVKLRVEAE